A portion of the Leptidea sinapis chromosome 27, ilLepSina1.1, whole genome shotgun sequence genome contains these proteins:
- the LOC126972817 gene encoding 26S proteasome non-ATPase regulatory subunit 11: MAGAMLFERSRVASSNRDDDVRMTDKMVSTGELPEDDEENIRAKEQGILNLGEKYKKEGKAKELADLIKATRPFLSLISKAKAAKLVRSLVDFFLDLEAGIGIEVQLCKECIEWAKEERRTFLRQSLEARLIALYFDTGMYTEALDLATALLKELKKLDDKNLLVEVLLLESKTYHALSNLPKARASLTSARTTANAIYCPPKMQAALDLQSGILHAADERDFKTAYSYFYEAFEGYDGADSPKALTALKYMLLSKIMLSQAEEVAIVCGSKTALKYAGKELEAMRAVATASHKRSLADFQAALKTYKPELEEDAVVRAHLGALYDTMLEQNLCRIVEPYMRVQVDHVARSIRLPVVQVEKKLSQMILDKKLNGILDQGEGVLIVFDESPLDKTYETVLETIHHMSKVVDTLYQKAKKLS, from the coding sequence ATGGCCGGTGCAATGTTATTTGAGAGATCACGAGTCGCATCATCGAACAGGGACGACGACGTCCGCATGACCGACAAAATGGTAAGTACTGGAGAACTCCCTGAAGATGATGAAGAAAATATAAGGGCTAAAGAACAAGGTATCTTAAATCTCGGCGAGAAATACAAGAAAGAAGGAAAAGCGAAGGAGCTGGCTGATCTGATAAAAGCTACGAGACCTTTCCTAAGTTTGATAAGCAAGGCTAAGGCAGCAAAGCTGGTACGTTCTTTAGTGGATTTCTTTTTGGATTTAGAAGCTGGCATTGGAATCGAGGTTCAGTTGTGTAAAGAATGTATAGAATGGGCCAAGGAAGAACGACGTACATTCTTACGACAATCCCTAGAGGCGAGATTGATTGCTCTATATTTTGATACTGGTATGTACACTGAAGCTCTAGACCTTGCAACTGCCCTACTCAAAGAACTGAAAAAGTTAGATGATAAAAATTTGTTGGTTGAAGTGTTACTATTGGAAAGCAAAACCTATCATGCTCTCAGCAACTTACCAAAAGCTCGTGCTTCTCTCACATCAGCTAGAACAACAGCTAATGCTATATATTGTCCTCCCAAAATGCAAGCAGCATTAGATTTACAATCAGGTATCCTGCATGCTGCAGATGAGCGTGATTTCAAAACTGCTTACTCATACTTTTATGAAGCATTTGAAGGGTATGATGGAGCTGACAGTCCAAAAGCTTTGACTGCACTCAAGTATATGTTATTGTCTAAAATTATGCTGAGTCAGGCTGAAGAGGTTGCAATAGTTTGTGGTAGTAAAACTGCCCTTAAATATGCTGGTAAAGAGTTGGAAGCCATGAGAGCTGTTGCAACAGCTTCTCACAAGAGATCCCTTGCAGATTTCCAGGCGGCTTTGAAAACATATAAACCTGAGTTGGAAGAAGATGCAGTAGTTCGTGCACATCTTGGTGCTCTATATGACACTATGTTAGAACAGAATTTATGCCGTATTGTTGAACCTTACATGAGGGTACAAGTTGATCATGTTGCACGCTCTATTCGTCTACCTGTTGTGCAAGTGGAGAAGAAGTTGTCTCAAATGATACTTGATAAGAAACTAAATGGAATCCTAGATCAGGGTGAGggtgttttaattgtttttgatgaGTCACCACTTGACAAGACTTATGAAACAGTATTGGAAACAATCCACCACATGAGCAAAGTTGTTGATACTCTTTATCAGAAAGCTAAGAAGTTATCATAG
- the LOC126972777 gene encoding uncharacterized protein LOC126972777, whose product MSSHRRLVKYNLDKQGSDGFLFDIAKIVKYFYEVPVIFLTKTDYSDKLFNTMCSMRNALQGETKSQVIDIIVDFHLQWLHIVNEVEHFAMRINELPRDEIYEAISFTIDATNARLHYFQKYMDKYKPTLSNEYQFNINSEIELLQAMHIDISHILHEKLKCFRTFDSDDEFKYKVKSVTEEFLDWIDSVTDSMAVELTKYVNPNVRLNEDLAKTLQHIINELNISKNATTERMLKNLKLKGRELASMIRTTQNHNLEIGKIYKKINELESQIYNLNLEPTNPARLALEQKKDYLEKRLQNLESEKTSLKELQNLADVHLECVPEDDLCICEDFYTFRIFNHDLPQEKREHLVTELCYVWDLAVFGERSHKSIISILSAADIREEYTDELGTYYIDEHSRKIYKIPDDETLYQLNEVGELVPLTDDGNHVYFYDECGRYFIDSTRQRVYKAYATASEYMLDSSGILLKVKEERDGVVYLYDNYGRYYINDEGKHIYREDDTASEYENDGFGNLVRIRSHLDMFELCPDDARVTDEFKYLKLNVGKALRECIAEVILHQPADPIKYLAARLVKYRENIEMREKRAQEEECLNVEREIKIAEERAEAERLARELTVVSHGGSEVTLDSNLVNYTSMHPESAGASTTF is encoded by the coding sequence ATGTCGTCTCATAGGAGattagttaaatataatttagataaaCAGGGGTCAGATGGCTTTCTATTTGATATAgctaaaatagtaaaatacttCTATGAAGTTccagttatttttttaacaaaaactgATTATTCTGATAAACTATTTAACACAATGTGTTCTATGCGCAATGCATTACAAGGAGAGACAAAATCTCAAGTAATTGATATAATCGTTGATTTTCACTTACAATGGCTGCACATTGTTAACGAAGTTGAGCATTTTGCGATGCGCATTAATGAACTACCAAGAGATGAGATATATGAAGCGATAAGTTTCACAATTGATGCAACAAATGCACGACtccattattttcaaaaatatatggaTAAATATAAGCCCACTTTGTCGAATGAAtatcaatttaatataaattctgAGATAGAGTTACTTCAAGCAATGCACATAGACATTTCTCATATACTTCATGAAAAGTTAAAATGTTTTAGAACTTTTGATTCTGATGATGAGTTCAAGTACAAAGTTAAAAGCGTTACCGAAGAATTTTTGGATTGGATTGATTCAGTAACTGATTCAATGGCGGTTGAACTAACTAAATATGTAAACCCAAATGTACGTCTTAATGAAGATCTGGCTAAAACTTTGcaacatattataaatgaacTTAACATATCAAAAAATGCCACAACAGAAAGAatgcttaaaaatttaaaacttaaaggGAGAGAACTCGCCTCTATGATCCGTACTACACAAAACCACAATTTGGAAATTggcaaaatatataagaaaattaatGAGTTGGAAAGCCAAATATATAATCTTAACTTAGAACCTACTAATCCAGCTAGGCTCGCATTGGAACAAAAAAAAGATTACTTAGAGAAACGGCTTCAGAATCTTGAAAGCGAAAAAACTAGTTTAAAAGAACTTCAAAATTTAGCTGATGTCCATCTTGAATGTGTACCAGAGGATGATTTATGTATATGTGAAGATTTTTACACATTTCGAATTTTCAATCATGACTTACCACAAGAAAAGAGAGAGCATTTAGTAACAGAACTGTGTTATGTATGGGATTTGGCCGTCTTTGGAGAGAGGAGCCATAAgtcaattatttctattttgagCGCTGCTGATATAAGAGAAGAGTATACGGATGAGTTAGGTACGTATTATATTGACGAACAtagtagaaaaatatataaaatccctgATGATGAAACGTTGTATCAACTTAATGAAGTTGGAGAACTGGTACCTCTAACGGACGATGGGAACCACGTTTACTTCTACGATGAATGTGGCCGATATTTTATTGACTCAACGAGGCAGCGAGTTTATAAAGCTTATGCAACAGCTAGTGAGTATATGTTGGACAGTTCAGGTATTCTTTTAAAAGTTAAAGAAGAGCGAGACGGTGTTGTATACTTATATGACAACTATGGCCGATATTATATCAATGACGAAGGAAAGCATATTTATCGTGAAGACGATACTGCAAGTGAATATGAAAACGATGGTTTTGGTAATCTTGTACGCATTCGGAGTCACTTAGATATGTTTGAGCTATGTCCTGATGATGCCAGAGTTACtgatgaatttaaatatttaaagttaaatgtCGGTAAAGCTTTGCGTGAGTGCATAGCTGAGGTCATTTTGCATCAACCAGCAGATCCTATCAAATATTTAGCTGCGCGCCTTGTTAAATATAGGGAGAATATAGAAATGAGAGAAAAGCGTGCTCAAGAGGAGGAGTGTCTTAACGTAGAAAGAGAAATCAAAATTGCTGAAGAACGAGCTGAAGCGGAGCGGCTTGCGAGGGAATTAACTGTAGTTAGCCATGGCGGAAGTGAAGTAACTCTTGATTCTAATCTTGTGAATTACACATCGATGCATCCTGAATCTGCCGGTGCTAGTACGACATTTTGA